Proteins from a single region of Gemmatimonadaceae bacterium:
- a CDS encoding DUF502 domain-containing protein yields the protein MTRLLNYFFKGLIVTAPAFITVYVCYVIFRTIDGWVPLPIPGAGFVLTVVLITLVGFAAQTFASRTLLAALDALFKRLPFVRLLYSSTRDLLNAFVGEQRRFDKPVIVTLAGGSGAMVFGFLTQESLDMFGVPESVTVYVPQSYGFAGNLVVFPASQVRRLDAESSNVMAFILSGGVTTVIER from the coding sequence ATGACCCGTCTGCTGAACTATTTCTTCAAGGGCCTGATCGTCACCGCGCCGGCGTTCATCACGGTCTACGTCTGCTACGTGATCTTCCGGACGATCGACGGTTGGGTGCCGCTGCCGATCCCCGGCGCCGGGTTCGTGCTCACGGTGGTGCTGATCACGCTCGTGGGGTTCGCGGCCCAGACGTTCGCCAGCCGCACGCTGCTGGCGGCACTCGACGCCCTGTTCAAGCGGCTGCCGTTCGTGCGCCTGCTCTACTCGAGCACGCGCGACCTGCTCAACGCGTTCGTGGGCGAGCAGCGGCGGTTCGACAAGCCGGTGATCGTGACGCTCGCCGGCGGGTCCGGGGCGATGGTGTTCGGGTTCCTGACGCAGGAGTCGCTCGACATGTTCGGCGTGCCCGAATCGGTGACGGTGTACGTGCCGCAGTCGTACGGGTTCGCCGGCAACCTGGTGGTGTTCCCGGCGTCGCAGGTGCGGCGGCTGGACGCCGAGAGCTCGAACGTGATGGCGTT